CTTTCAAAAGAACCGCGCCTCTCATTCCACAGCTCCGCTTCTCAAAGAgagtttattttcttatattttatggGCTTTCactcaaatttatttttagttGCCCATTACGCATTAGGGCCAGAAAATGTAATTGGTCCATTATAATTAGCCCAGTATGAATTGGAGTGTTTTTGCATCGAGATGAACAAAATATCCGTAATTAGAATAATCAAATTGCACAAAATCAATGTTTAAAATTTGGTTCATATCATCATTCGAATTGTTTtcttaaaactaaaaaaattcaaaatccaaacactagtaatatttaatacagtagataaataaaacattttatcTAGATCtagataatattttatttaaatacttctaatataatataataatgaaattctttcattttaGTTATTCCGATATTTTTAGAATTATTCGTTTAGTTCCGACtttgttgtaatttttttttggatttggattttggaTATTCTGAATTGGTTCTGATTTATAGTatcttaaaattcaaattttcaaatctGATTGAATTAGGCAAAAAAGTGATACGAAATCCGAATGTTCACCCATATTTACGAATTTGCATCTGATAATTATAAAAACTAAGTTAACGAACAAATTTACTAATTTTGAATTGTTTCATTGTGATAGTAACGCCAGAGTAGATGCCGATCTAATCTACATAAGTCAATTTAGTAAAATAAGATCCATATTATTGAATGTGTTATATAATGTCGACTCTTCACCTTCTATTTataatatagtaataaatttattatcaaaCTCTCCATAAAAACTTAAAAACTCGTTTTCTTTAAGGATAATGAGTTTATGGAAACGTATAAGGTATAAAAGATATTGAGTTTATGGAAAGGcaatttgtatatatatgataatgattgtcattttaaattaaaaaaaataaaaaaatcaatgcGTAATTAATTATTGTAGTAACAATAAAAACTTCCTCCCAACTATTGCatacttttatatttattgacTCCTCATGCATATTAATCAACATTAAATTATCACATAAccaccaaaaaaaaatgaaggcaGCGCCGCCGTCCTCCGCCTCCGTGTTCCGATCACCATACTTCTTCACCATGACGGCCCTCTTTCTGTTCATGACAATCCTCTACAACGAGGACTACCACGCTTACCTGAGATCATCATGGACAACAAGTGAGTTGTCGTGTTTTgtgtcgggtcgggtcgggtctgGCTAAGGTCTAATATGTTACTATAACTTATATACTACTATGTGTGaacattttttttggtatttagagaataaaggagaaaaGTTGCCTTTCGCGGTGGGGGAGGCCGATAATAGTTGCGACGTCTTCAGTGGGCGGTGGGTGTGGGACGACGACCGCCCGCTCTACAATGAGGCCGAATGCTCTTACCTTTATTCGCCCTTGTGTGACAAATTCGGAAACCCCGACACGGATTACCAGCATTGGCGATGGCAGCCTAAAGCCTGCTCTCTTCCAAGGTTTCATTTTACTTAGTATTGTTAATCTTCATGTAAGCTTGGCTGAAAATTAACATCTTACGTTTGAAACACGAACAGTTTCAATGTATCAGTAGTGCTAGAAACTCTTCGAGGAAAGAGAATGATGTACGTGGGCGACTCTCTAAATGTGGGCCAGTTTTATTCGATGGTCTGCCTTGTACAAAAGTTCATACCCTCGTCTGCCAAATCCTTTTCCACTAGATTTAATCGTTCACTCAGAATTTTCAGAGCCAAGGTACATGATTCATACCACATACTATACTCCTTCAATCTCATGTCACATTTTTTTCAAGCACGATCATTTACGAGATAAAGTCAAGTAGGAATGTAACTAGCGtactattagaaatgggccactagCGTACTATTAGAAATGgaccactcaccccttaaaaatAGCTTATATGGTTATCCACagttatatagattagatgggatctttatgtgggacagaatttagagaatttaacacgcccctcacgtgtgggccggaaaggataTCGGTCTTCGGAtatcggtcttccatcacgtgggtaggcaatgcaagagataAGAAAAGGTTATCGGTCTTCGGAtatcggtcttccatcacgtgggtaggcaatgcaagagataAGAAAACCATCATGGGTAGGCAATGCACGAGATAAgagaaccatcatcgatgtgggtgGGCCGGAAAGTACATCGGTCTTTCACTTGTgagaggtagataagagataaagagaattagaaatgagccactcaccccttaaaagggcTTATAAGGGAAGGGTTATCCAtatttatatagattagatgggatcttcaccaagtcaatgtgggacagaatttagagaatttaacatgTACCACCACATATACaacttaaaaatgaaacatttaaaaAACCCTAATCTGTTTACAGGATTACAATGCCACTATAGAATTCTATTGGGCGCCGTATCTCCTGGAGTCGAACGCCGACGATCCACTGGTACACCATATAGAAAAAAGCGACAGAATTGTCCGGAAGGACTCCATCAACACGCACGGTGATAACTGGAAAGGAGCCGATATACTGGTGTTCAACACCTATTACTGGTGGATGACGGGTCTCAACATCAAGATATTGTAAGCATTGACAGACACACATCCAATTTTCGATATTTTCAAAAACTTGCTTTCTTTTTCCAACAGACAAGGAACCTTCTACGACCAAAACAGAGAGATAGAGGAGGTGGCGATCGAGGAGGCTTATCGGATGGCGATGAAGAACTTGGCGTGGTGGATTAACGAAAACATGGATCCCAACGCGACGAGAGTCTTCTTCACTACCCTGTCACCCGTGCACGAAAAGTGAGTGACATGATCAAACAACATAACCCCTTTTGCTACAACACTTGCTAATACAAAATGTTGAATAACATCTTACAGTGCTACTCAATGGGGAGGTGATGCGAAGGGCAATTGCTACAACGAGACGGTGAGGATAGACGACGAGAAGGGTAAATACTCGGGATTAGACAACGATAAGAATGTGATGAAGGTGATAGGGGAAGAGTTCGCAAAGTCGAGATATCCGATAACGTTGCTCAACATCACACAGTTGTCGAGCTACAGAAAGGATGCACACGTGTCGGTTTATAATAAGAGGAAATGGAGCCCTCTGACGCCCGAGGAGATCGCGGACCCGGCGACCTATGCCGATTGCGTTCACTGGTGTTTGCCTGGGCTTCCGGATACTTGGAATGAACTTCTTTTTGCTAAGCTTTTATATccttgattatatttctatttctatttctatttctatttctatttttcgAGTACGTGAATAGAGGATAAGTATGAGAAGAActtaattattgaatttttttgcatattctctcttactttatttttctcgatattttattttctttgctTAACTaacaaatttcatttttttaattttgtgccAAAGAAGACGCTTCTATAcaatattatttcatttatttggtTATGAATCCAAATTATTATTCGAATACGACCGGGTATACGGAAGACCATTTTGGAACACTTGTATATTTAAAATAGGcctataaaataattattcaaaaataaaataaggtaTAGCATGCCCATCAATGAAAGTATAACAAGCCCAATATCTATATAATCAAATCAATTTTATGTTTGTTAATCCCATTAATAAGTTAAAGAGTTTTAAACGCTCGTTTTCTCCGATCACAGGCCTTTGCCGTTGTGGTCTTTCCGCCACCGCGACCGCTGTTCCGATAGTATTTCCTTCAATCTATATGGGCTTTTCAGCATTATATCCATAAAATGTAATTGGGAGTGTTACTCTGCATAATTTCCGAGTAATTTCCAAGTACCTGGGTAGAGGTTAGCAAAATATCTATAATATATTAATGGGAATAATTGAGTTGAAGCAAATCAGGTCAAAATTGACAAGAGAGATGTGTGGTCTCTCAATATTTTAATTCGAACTCAACATTAtctgaaattaattttatgtgaCATTGTCCtgatatatataaaatatcGAACTGCATATTTCCAATTGAATTACTTCCATCTTAATTTATCAAATTGAACACTGCAtgtatattttattaacattaTTAAATATGATACTCCACTATATATAATAAGACAAAATATACAGTAAATTTAGTTCTTGTGTTACACATAAACCGACACGAGACCGTCCAAGttttttaggaaaaaaaatcTTCCAACTGCGCCACTGAAATAAATTGACCAACCCCAAGAATTGACTGCATTATATTTACAACTTAATTcatttatactaataaaattggAAACACTTGGAATATTACAATTAGGAAAATCAAGAATCACTTAATTAATGTATCTTGTTACTATTATTCGTGTAGTAACTGAATTACATGCAAGGCCAAATAAATAGCTTCTTACATTGACAATATAAAACATTTACAATAAATATAATAGAAAAGCTTTCttagtaaaataaattaataattgcaTAAACAGAGAGGACAATCATGAATTGAATGGCCTGCTTGGCCACTTGCACATCCTTTCATCtgagaaaattaaaatattaaaagaaaattcATGGAAAAGAGATAGAAAACCCCAAAAGAAATTAATAGCAAGACAAGTTGTGATTTATTTGTACAACAAGTTGGCTTTGATTTCAAATTAGGCTGATTAAAGCTGTTTGATTGATTCCTCATTTCAACCAACAAAGTTGGCTActtgaaatatatttatatacttgtatttctctctcttcatttcAATGTAGAAATTTCCATGCATGACAAAGTTAaatgtattttcattttatccACCTATATGATTTATAACACCTTAGTGATGCATAATTTATGTGTGTTTTCTAGAAGctctacatttttcttttttgatggTTAAATGAACATAATGTTGCCCGTTAATAGTGAATCAGTATTCAAGGACAAAAAAATGCCATTGTTATTAAGTGTAACTTAACTGCTACATAATTCAAAaggatttatataataaaatcatCCATTTAATTCATTGCTTCGGTGATTTTAGAGCTTAAAATGTATTCATATTTTGGGTTATGCAAAGATTCATAAATTGTTGCTCGTGTTAATAAAATTATGGCCTCGTTACTCGAACAAGTAATAAATTTCAGCAAGCATAATACATTTATATTAAGTGttcacaaaaataatactccctctgtcccacctCAAGACTTTCCATTTTGGATTGTGTCacctcaagtgattgatttcatttttttagctaaaaacaaaacttcaatcatctttcttactttattctttctttcttactttattctctcttacttttttcctcgCTCATACttattttctccactttaactcaatacTTATCATTTTCTTCATTCCCATATcgaaaagaaatccatcacatgAGATGAAACTGAGGGAGTAGTActgttttattttactttcattgtttaattatttttctaataaTTCAGCTTGCACGGAAGTGGACGTACATATCATGCATACACACATTTTCTCTAAATCATATCTCAATCAATATATAGATTTGGTAACCAATCCTAATTCACATAATTTATTTAATCGCAATTATTTCATTTAAATCcacaagaaagaaaagaaaccaAATACCTAAAAAGATCTTTTGATTAATTCAagcataaaaatatgtacaatAACTTGCCAAAACACATCAAATAATGATCTCCAAGAACTAATTCCACATGattaatttaaaacaccaaATATCAGCCCATATAATTTAgctttaaaagaaaaaaaattagaaaccCGATCTACAAAGAAAAAGTACCCCATCCTCACCAAATTCGATCAGACTATTCTTCAttgacggatgaagtattattttTCCGCGAAATCTCTGCGAGAGACTGCAGATTGCACTTCACAATGGTGTCGACGAACGCCCGCGTCTCCTCCTCCGTATTCCCCGGCGGCACGTCCACCACGTACGACTCCACCACCACcgtgccgccgccgcctccggcggcggcggccaCGGTGGTGACGGATCGGTAGTTCCGGAGGCGGTGATCGCCCCCAACGACGCTGAACCCGATGACGTGGCTCTCATCGTCCAGGATCTCGAGCCGCTCGGTGCTGGTCCCGGCCGGGAGGCCGGAAACCACGGCCACCTCGCGGAGGGTGCCTACCGCACTGCCGTCCCCGAGGATGACGTGGCAGCTTTTTAAGAATTTTTTGTACTCGTGGGGCCGGTCGAAGCGGCGCACCACGGACCAGACGGCCTCGAGGGGCGCGTCGATGGCCTGCACC
This DNA window, taken from Salvia splendens isolate huo1 chromosome 18, SspV2, whole genome shotgun sequence, encodes the following:
- the LOC121775906 gene encoding abscisic acid receptor PYL4-like; the encoded protein is MPSSLQIIKPMSFLPQRSVRAKAPSPAPVCPAAAAGASLPVDLLRHHTHAVAPEQCCSAAVQAIDAPLEAVWSVVRRFDRPHEYKKFLKSCHVILGDGSAVGTLREVAVVSGLPAGTSTERLEILDDESHVIGFSVVGGDHRLRNYRSVTTVAAAAGGGGGTVVVESYVVDVPPGNTEEETRAFVDTIVKCNLQSLAEISRKNNTSSVNEE
- the LOC121776978 gene encoding protein trichome birefringence-like 33, with the protein product MKAAPPSSASVFRSPYFFTMTALFLFMTILYNEDYHAYLRSSWTTKNKGEKLPFAVGEADNSCDVFSGRWVWDDDRPLYNEAECSYLYSPLCDKFGNPDTDYQHWRWQPKACSLPSFNVSVVLETLRGKRMMYVGDSLNVGQFYSMVCLVQKFIPSSAKSFSTRFNRSLRIFRAKDYNATIEFYWAPYLLESNADDPLVHHIEKSDRIVRKDSINTHGDNWKGADILVFNTYYWWMTGLNIKILQGTFYDQNREIEEVAIEEAYRMAMKNLAWWINENMDPNATRVFFTTLSPVHENATQWGGDAKGNCYNETVRIDDEKGKYSGLDNDKNVMKVIGEEFAKSRYPITLLNITQLSSYRKDAHVSVYNKRKWSPLTPEEIADPATYADCVHWCLPGLPDTWNELLFAKLLYP